One part of the Bdellovibrio bacteriovorus genome encodes these proteins:
- a CDS encoding hybrid sensor histidine kinase/response regulator, with protein MANKADLPSITSNNSNYESLDLAVRKIDLIYRQSINGVIVIFANAAAFLYISWNNVSHAFSLTWVAVLLTSVLIRLSMLYRWKRVKPTLRHVDETHFWHRAMCGLLLVSGLCWAAVGLVAPFGSTPQQILTALLVCSMSAGAMITYVSSRVAMMCVVAPAMLGWGIGYVTSGQPHHLLVGMLVMVYCGLMIVMGKNLNQAIIKLLTMDTRLQKNEEHLRMSMASSDALTWDWDMATDSLHCEGNASLFPDGTEQLKALLKENRHATLELDTEAILTDTFGSARHVALKGRFYRNPDNVPYRATGIAWDITTKRNEELLRRERDLHEAANNAKSVLLANASHEIRTPLAAILGFADTLLRNPHLDEQSRRDVQSIHRQGNFMASLVNDLLDLSKIETNRLYIQKAPMNPARELEDSLSVIRSALEDQKHDIQIYYESQIPEIIESDSVRFRQVLINLLSNAVKFTHEGAITVRVAFYSDMNNSGHLTISVTDTGMGMDEATQKNLFQPFVRGESAEVQRVQGSGLGLALSERLARMMNGRLRLVNSELGKGSTFELSLNVGPVQNLKLVAPSKHKIQALDRVKIAKETGFLKDRRVLVVDDSEDLRVLMNRYLKKQGADVDTAENGEEAVNKAMANPFDVILMDIKMPVMDGYKATTQLRTKGYTRPIVALTAQASVEGQKKSMEYGFDGYLSKPVDMNLLNDILTRVQGPLN; from the coding sequence ATGGCGAACAAAGCGGATCTTCCATCCATCACATCGAACAACTCCAATTACGAATCCCTGGATTTGGCTGTTCGAAAAATTGATCTTATCTATCGCCAAAGCATCAATGGCGTGATCGTTATTTTCGCCAATGCCGCCGCCTTTCTGTATATTTCCTGGAACAATGTATCTCATGCCTTTTCCCTGACTTGGGTGGCGGTACTGCTTACTTCCGTGTTGATTCGCCTGTCCATGTTGTATCGCTGGAAACGCGTAAAACCCACCTTGCGCCACGTGGATGAAACTCACTTCTGGCATCGCGCCATGTGCGGACTGCTGCTGGTTTCCGGGCTTTGTTGGGCGGCGGTGGGTTTGGTGGCGCCTTTTGGTTCGACCCCCCAGCAGATTCTGACCGCCCTTCTGGTGTGTTCGATGTCTGCAGGGGCCATGATCACTTATGTTTCTTCACGAGTCGCCATGATGTGTGTGGTGGCACCGGCAATGCTGGGTTGGGGAATTGGGTATGTGACATCGGGACAACCCCATCATCTGTTGGTGGGAATGCTGGTGATGGTGTACTGCGGTCTGATGATTGTCATGGGTAAAAACCTGAATCAGGCGATCATCAAACTTCTGACCATGGACACCAGGCTGCAAAAGAATGAAGAACATCTGCGCATGTCCATGGCATCTTCCGATGCTTTGACCTGGGACTGGGACATGGCGACGGACAGTCTGCACTGCGAAGGAAATGCCTCGTTGTTCCCCGATGGCACTGAACAACTGAAAGCTTTGCTGAAAGAAAATCGTCACGCCACTCTGGAGCTTGATACAGAGGCGATCTTGACCGACACCTTTGGCTCCGCCCGCCACGTGGCTTTGAAGGGGCGCTTCTATCGCAACCCCGACAATGTTCCTTACCGTGCCACTGGGATTGCCTGGGACATCACCACGAAACGCAATGAAGAGCTTTTGCGCCGTGAACGCGATCTGCACGAAGCGGCCAACAATGCAAAATCCGTTTTGCTTGCCAACGCCAGCCACGAAATTCGCACTCCGCTGGCGGCCATTCTGGGATTTGCCGACACCCTTTTGCGCAATCCGCATCTGGATGAACAAAGCCGCCGGGATGTTCAGTCCATCCACCGCCAGGGGAACTTTATGGCCTCTTTGGTGAATGATCTGCTGGATCTTTCAAAAATTGAAACCAACCGCCTGTACATCCAAAAAGCCCCGATGAATCCCGCGCGGGAACTGGAAGACTCTTTAAGTGTCATTCGGTCGGCTCTGGAAGATCAAAAACATGACATCCAGATTTACTATGAATCCCAGATCCCTGAAATCATCGAATCGGATTCGGTGCGCTTCCGTCAGGTGCTGATCAACCTTTTATCCAATGCCGTGAAGTTCACCCATGAAGGAGCGATCACCGTGCGCGTGGCTTTCTATTCAGACATGAACAACAGCGGGCATCTGACAATTTCTGTGACAGACACCGGGATGGGCATGGATGAGGCCACTCAAAAAAACCTGTTCCAGCCTTTTGTGCGCGGGGAAAGTGCCGAGGTTCAGCGCGTGCAGGGCTCGGGTTTGGGGTTGGCCCTTTCAGAACGTCTGGCGCGCATGATGAACGGCCGTCTGCGCCTGGTGAATTCGGAACTGGGCAAAGGCAGCACCTTTGAACTTTCCCTGAATGTCGGACCGGTGCAAAATCTGAAACTTGTGGCCCCTTCCAAACACAAGATCCAGGCTTTGGACCGCGTGAAGATCGCAAAGGAAACCGGCTTCCTGAAAGACCGCCGGGTCCTGGTGGTGGACGATTCTGAAGATTTGCGTGTGCTGATGAACCGCTATCTGAAAAAGCAAGGTGCCGACGTCGACACCGCTGAAAACGGAGAGGAAGCCGTCAACAAAGCCATGGCCAACCCTTTTGATGTTATTCTGATGGATATCAAAATGCCGGTCATGGATGGCTATAAGGCCACCACCCAGCTTCGCACCAAGGGTTACACCCGTCCGATTGTGGCCCTGACCGCGCAAGCCAGCGTGGAAGGTCAGAAAAAATCGATGGAGTACGGATTCGACGGATACTTAAGCAAACCCGTCGACATGAACCTGCTGAACGATATTCTGACCCGGGTACAAGGGCCACTGAATTAA
- a CDS encoding glycerophosphodiester phosphodiesterase, producing the protein MKLMGHRGARDRAPENTLRSFEFALQSGVAAVEFDIHESKDGVWVVHHDDTLDRTTTSTGRLDACTWADLSKVRTKEGDPLPRLEQVLELFQNAPVQLQIEVKSPGNFKALAELLSKNFLSEKLTVISFNHRWLREFRDHSSIRTTCLLFGLPLNPVEIMKSAGAQGISLSVNWIDQQLVSECHAAGFTVTAWNANDEATFRKMKRIGVDCLGTDVPFTAASWA; encoded by the coding sequence ATGAAATTGATGGGACATCGCGGGGCTCGGGACCGGGCGCCAGAAAACACTTTGCGTTCTTTTGAGTTTGCTTTGCAATCCGGCGTCGCGGCCGTGGAATTCGATATCCATGAATCCAAGGACGGCGTTTGGGTGGTTCATCACGACGACACTTTGGATCGCACTACCACCAGCACGGGCCGTTTGGATGCCTGCACCTGGGCGGACCTGTCAAAGGTTCGCACAAAAGAGGGCGACCCGCTGCCGCGGTTGGAGCAGGTTCTGGAGCTTTTTCAAAACGCTCCAGTCCAGTTGCAGATCGAGGTGAAGTCCCCGGGGAATTTTAAAGCTTTGGCGGAACTGCTGAGCAAGAATTTTTTGTCTGAAAAACTGACCGTCATTTCTTTCAACCATCGCTGGCTGCGTGAATTTCGGGATCATTCTTCGATCCGGACAACCTGTCTGCTCTTTGGTTTGCCACTGAATCCCGTGGAAATTATGAAAAGCGCCGGGGCGCAGGGGATTTCCTTAAGCGTGAATTGGATTGATCAGCAACTGGTTTCTGAATGCCATGCGGCGGGATTTACGGTCACGGCCTGGAATGCCAATGACGAAGCGACCTTCCGGAAAATGAAGCGTATCGGCGTGGATTGCCTGGGCACAGACGTTCCATTTACCGCTGCGTCGTGGGCCTGA
- a CDS encoding pseudouridine synthase has protein sequence MSSESPLKIIYQDENFFAIDKPSGFFVHPPELSPYPVPKERICLWHLRKMFRKDVFPVHRLDAPTSGIVLFAMSRQDARELNFLFAERRMHKTYHAVVRGFVPASGSIDLPLEVDEGQSIVEAQTVFHSLAQVELPYAVGKKYPTSRYSLVQAHPVTGRWHQIRRHFDRIAHPLLGDIEHGDSHHNRFFRDTLNIKGLCLKATKIEMDSPWNGKPVVIEAPPCEKWDQIHKLFSWQPPT, from the coding sequence ATGAGCAGCGAAAGCCCTTTGAAAATCATCTATCAGGATGAAAACTTTTTTGCCATCGACAAGCCGTCAGGATTCTTTGTGCATCCGCCGGAGCTGTCTCCGTATCCCGTTCCCAAAGAACGCATTTGCCTGTGGCACTTGCGCAAGATGTTCAGAAAAGACGTCTTTCCGGTGCATCGTCTGGATGCGCCGACCAGCGGGATTGTCCTGTTTGCGATGAGCCGTCAGGATGCGCGTGAACTCAATTTTCTTTTTGCGGAACGCCGGATGCATAAAACCTATCATGCCGTGGTACGCGGTTTTGTGCCCGCGTCCGGCAGCATCGACTTGCCTCTGGAAGTCGATGAAGGACAAAGCATTGTCGAAGCCCAAACGGTGTTTCACAGTCTGGCACAAGTGGAACTTCCCTATGCAGTAGGTAAAAAATATCCGACTTCACGCTACTCTCTGGTTCAGGCTCATCCGGTGACCGGCCGCTGGCATCAGATTCGTCGTCATTTTGACCGCATTGCGCACCCGCTGTTGGGAGACATCGAACACGGTGATTCTCATCACAATCGCTTCTTCAGAGACACTTTAAACATCAAAGGACTGTGTTTGAAGGCAACCAAGATCGAAATGGACAGCCCGTGGAACGGAAAACCCGTCGTCATTGAGGCTCCGCCGTGTGAAAAATGGGATCAAATTCATAAGCTGTTCTCTTGGCAGCCTCCAACATGA
- a CDS encoding YaeQ family protein encodes MLRPMAQPSKLYRFRIDLSDIDRGIYEQLDFRLAMHPSESMPYLLTRALAYACNVTEGLEFSAQGLGDPESAALSHSDATSGRTLLWIEIGNPSPKKLHKASKAAQAVKVYTYKDASQILRDCEKENVHQPEKIEIWQLDDKFLTALGEESSREFRFGLMVQDGSLTVSRGEEILNSEFKRYYLKDPA; translated from the coding sequence ATGCTACGCCCCATGGCACAACCCTCCAAACTGTACCGGTTTCGGATTGATCTTTCCGACATCGACCGCGGTATTTATGAACAGCTTGATTTCCGTCTGGCGATGCATCCGTCGGAATCCATGCCCTATTTGCTGACGCGGGCTCTGGCTTATGCCTGCAACGTTACCGAGGGTCTGGAGTTTTCCGCACAGGGTTTGGGTGATCCCGAGTCCGCAGCCCTCAGCCACAGTGATGCCACCAGCGGCAGAACTCTTTTGTGGATAGAAATTGGAAATCCCAGTCCGAAAAAACTGCACAAGGCTTCAAAAGCCGCGCAAGCCGTCAAAGTTTACACTTACAAAGACGCCTCCCAGATACTGCGCGATTGTGAAAAAGAAAATGTGCACCAACCCGAAAAAATTGAAATCTGGCAGTTGGATGACAAATTTCTGACAGCCCTGGGGGAAGAAAGCTCGCGTGAGTTCCGCTTTGGCTTGATGGTGCAGGACGGTTCGCTGACCGTCTCCCGCGGCGAAGAAATTCTGAACAGTGAATTTAAAAGGTACTATCTGAAAGATCCCGCATGA
- a CDS encoding tRNA-uridine aminocarboxypropyltransferase produces MIPQRKRKTKDPCPECFLHRDLCLCSLIPRLQSRTRLCLVIHAKELKRTTNTGRLAIKSLINSEMRVRGDSQEPLSLADVLVPQYRTVLFFPSEDARELNADFMAEDPRPLQLIVPDGNWRQASKVNTRHPEIAGIPRVMISAPNKSQHHLRAETTEEGMATLQAIAQAFYVAEGPEVGGALMDLYQEKLKRTLMGRGVLPKPT; encoded by the coding sequence ATGATCCCACAGCGCAAACGTAAAACCAAAGATCCTTGCCCCGAATGTTTCTTGCATCGGGATTTGTGTCTTTGCAGTTTGATACCGCGTTTGCAATCCCGCACCCGTTTGTGTCTGGTGATTCACGCCAAAGAACTGAAACGCACCACCAACACCGGTCGTCTGGCGATCAAGTCTTTGATCAACAGTGAAATGCGGGTGCGCGGGGACAGCCAAGAGCCTTTGAGCCTTGCTGATGTGCTGGTGCCGCAGTACCGCACGGTTTTGTTTTTCCCGTCGGAAGACGCCCGCGAACTGAATGCTGACTTCATGGCCGAAGACCCAAGGCCTTTGCAGTTGATTGTCCCCGATGGAAACTGGCGCCAGGCCAGTAAGGTCAACACTCGCCATCCTGAGATTGCCGGCATTCCGCGTGTGATGATCAGTGCGCCCAATAAGTCCCAGCACCACCTGCGGGCGGAAACGACCGAAGAAGGTATGGCGACTTTGCAGGCGATTGCGCAGGCCTTTTATGTGGCGGAAGGCCCCGAGGTCGGTGGGGCCTTGATGGATTTGTATCAGGAAAAATTAAAAAGAACCTTGATGGGACGGGGAGTTCTGCCGAAGCCGACTTAG
- a CDS encoding tryptophan halogenase family protein translates to MKTLSEHIENAFDLSYLNFPKCPPTDIKTIGILGGGTAGYLAALALAKYHPEVEVTVIESSKIPVIGVGESTTTEIVPFLHRGLEIDPVEFFREVEPTLKFGIHFEWGCPGDYKFNFSFFAGHQYESYYYENDIKNSNWPSVLMNANKIPVIRNKNGSLTSFLPSIPFSYHIDNKNLIRFLNKEVKSRGIEIVDAEVHEAKLDAQGNVASLESKEGHSLSYDLYIDCSGFRSKLLGQTLKTEFMPFTDTLITDRALTFDLPNKDVVDCYTSVITMNNGWCWKIPMRTEDHYGYVFSSKFCDEETALAEARARFGHFEKYKMVEFRSGRHKQAWVKNVFSLGNAYGFIEPLESTAIQTAVHSINVLCRLMPKSLEDQISINGINNEIAVTWDTFRWFVGMHYKFNKKLDTPFWKHCREKTNIGNAQTVVDLFNQRPPLSAGNFGSNSQFTATEALVFNSYSYDTLIFGQKEVHKPLTAPEMSKEEYFSKLKSYEELTSRSLSLFELFKGDHLMEDGILEQLFNDTDTWIMEADV, encoded by the coding sequence ATGAAAACACTCTCCGAACACATCGAAAATGCTTTTGACCTGTCCTATCTGAATTTCCCCAAATGTCCGCCAACGGACATCAAAACCATCGGCATTTTGGGCGGAGGCACCGCCGGCTATCTGGCGGCCCTGGCATTGGCAAAGTACCATCCGGAAGTGGAAGTCACCGTCATTGAATCCAGCAAGATCCCGGTCATTGGCGTGGGCGAATCCACCACCACTGAGATTGTACCCTTCCTGCACCGCGGACTCGAGATCGATCCGGTGGAGTTTTTCCGCGAAGTGGAACCAACCCTGAAGTTTGGTATTCACTTTGAATGGGGCTGCCCGGGTGATTACAAATTCAACTTCAGCTTCTTCGCCGGTCACCAGTACGAATCTTACTACTACGAAAACGATATCAAAAATTCCAACTGGCCATCCGTTCTGATGAACGCCAACAAGATCCCGGTCATTCGCAACAAAAACGGTTCTTTGACGTCCTTCCTGCCAAGCATCCCGTTCTCTTACCACATCGACAACAAGAACCTGATCCGCTTCCTTAACAAAGAAGTCAAAAGCCGTGGCATCGAGATCGTTGATGCCGAAGTTCATGAAGCCAAACTGGACGCCCAGGGCAATGTCGCTTCCCTGGAATCCAAAGAAGGTCACAGCCTTTCTTATGACTTGTACATTGACTGTTCCGGCTTCCGTTCCAAACTGCTGGGCCAGACCCTCAAGACCGAGTTCATGCCGTTCACCGACACTTTGATCACCGACCGTGCACTGACCTTCGATTTGCCGAACAAAGACGTGGTTGATTGTTACACTTCTGTGATCACCATGAATAACGGCTGGTGCTGGAAGATTCCAATGCGCACGGAAGATCACTATGGTTATGTATTCTCGTCCAAATTCTGTGACGAAGAAACAGCCCTGGCCGAAGCCCGCGCGCGCTTCGGTCACTTTGAAAAATACAAAATGGTTGAATTCCGTTCCGGCCGACACAAGCAGGCCTGGGTGAAAAACGTGTTTTCTCTGGGGAATGCTTATGGCTTCATCGAGCCTTTGGAATCCACGGCCATTCAGACCGCCGTTCACAGCATCAATGTTCTGTGCCGTCTGATGCCAAAGTCCCTGGAAGATCAGATTTCCATCAACGGTATCAACAATGAAATTGCCGTGACCTGGGACACCTTCCGCTGGTTCGTGGGCATGCACTACAAGTTCAACAAAAAACTGGATACACCATTCTGGAAACACTGCCGTGAAAAAACCAATATCGGCAACGCACAGACCGTGGTGGATCTGTTTAACCAAAGACCTCCGCTGAGTGCCGGAAACTTCGGATCCAATTCCCAGTTCACCGCCACGGAAGCTTTGGTGTTTAACAGCTACAGCTATGACACTTTGATCTTTGGGCAAAAAGAGGTTCACAAACCTCTGACCGCACCGGAAATGAGCAAAGAAGAATACTTCAGCAAGCTAAAGTCCTATGAAGAGCTGACCAGCCGTTCACTGTCTTTGTTTGAGTTGTTCAAAGGAGATCATCTGATGGAAGATGGAATTCTGGAGCAGCTCTTCAATGACACTGACACCTGGATCATGGAAGCCGACGTCTAA
- a CDS encoding trans-sulfuration enzyme family protein: protein MTKKKTAKSKSPRTQAIHGEFLSKSWEFSHHLIPPMTASTTFRLESLQRGAEGFSTFGAQKGEEKPIWIYDRLEEPTTKMLEDQLALLEKGECAVTFGSGMGAIASTLMSLLSSGQKVIAHKTLYGCTYSLLTNWLPRLNISTHLMDVNDFKSLEQQLADPAARVVYFESVSNPILEIADLEKITSLVKAANKKRGKDNQIYTVVDNTFATPWALRPVEWNVDFVIQSLTKNISGFGTEMGGAVIAPRAHESILRVARKDFGAIIHPYSAWHILVYGISTQAIRFEQQQASATAVAKFLEAHPKVASVTYPGLKSHAQYKLAKKYLKSPEGQFAPGTMISFQLKGDMKKCQKFVDDIAKNSYSITLAVSLGLTKTLIEVPGFMTHSAIPDDKRGDSGIDPRAIRLSIGLENVNDIIEDLSEALKKI from the coding sequence ATGACCAAAAAAAAGACGGCCAAATCCAAATCACCGCGCACGCAGGCCATTCACGGTGAGTTCCTTTCCAAATCCTGGGAGTTTTCTCATCATTTGATTCCACCGATGACAGCTTCAACGACGTTCCGTCTGGAGTCGTTGCAACGGGGGGCAGAAGGCTTTAGCACTTTCGGCGCGCAAAAGGGCGAGGAAAAACCGATTTGGATCTATGACCGTCTCGAAGAGCCGACCACCAAAATGCTGGAAGACCAACTGGCTCTTCTGGAAAAAGGCGAGTGCGCGGTTACCTTCGGAAGTGGTATGGGGGCGATTGCCTCCACGCTGATGTCACTTCTTTCTTCCGGTCAAAAGGTCATTGCCCATAAAACTTTGTACGGATGCACTTACAGTCTTTTGACGAACTGGTTGCCGCGACTGAATATTTCCACGCATTTGATGGACGTGAATGACTTCAAAAGTCTTGAGCAGCAACTGGCGGACCCTGCCGCGCGTGTGGTGTACTTTGAATCTGTATCCAATCCTATTTTGGAAATCGCTGATCTGGAAAAGATCACGTCCCTGGTGAAAGCGGCCAATAAAAAACGTGGCAAGGACAATCAGATTTACACAGTGGTGGACAACACATTCGCGACACCATGGGCCCTGCGTCCGGTGGAATGGAACGTGGACTTTGTGATTCAGAGTCTGACCAAAAATATCTCCGGCTTCGGTACCGAGATGGGCGGGGCGGTGATTGCCCCGAGAGCGCATGAAAGCATCCTGCGCGTGGCCCGCAAAGATTTTGGTGCGATCATCCATCCGTATTCAGCCTGGCACATTCTGGTGTACGGTATTTCCACCCAAGCCATCCGTTTTGAACAGCAGCAGGCTTCAGCAACAGCAGTGGCAAAATTCCTGGAAGCTCATCCGAAAGTGGCCAGCGTCACTTATCCGGGTCTGAAAAGTCATGCGCAATACAAGCTGGCCAAAAAATATCTGAAATCCCCGGAAGGTCAGTTTGCTCCGGGTACAATGATTTCGTTCCAGCTTAAAGGTGACATGAAAAAGTGTCAGAAGTTTGTCGATGATATCGCCAAGAATTCATACTCGATCACGTTGGCGGTCAGCTTGGGTCTGACAAAAACCCTGATCGAGGTTCCGGGCTTTATGACCCACTCGGCGATTCCGGATGACAAGCGCGGCGACAGCGGTATTGATCCGCGTGCGATCCGCCTTAGTATCGGTCTTGAAAACGTGAATGACATTATTGAGGACCTCAGCGAGGCCCTGAAAAAAATCTAG
- a CDS encoding PAS domain S-box protein — translation MPAEQEQNNQLLRRYQTIFDSKMVGILSTNMNGQILDANDYFLEMVGYTREDLKAGRLNWKTLTHPKYLEQSLKVAELLKTQRSVPVFEKEYIHKDGHLVAVRLGLTMFEDGTVITLVQDITEQKESERKLEEAKVLLEERVAERTRQLVESESFLSAIFENMPNMIFVKDARDLRFVRFNKAGEDLIGIPRSELIGKNDYDLFPKEQADFFTAKDRDVLKESKIVDIPEEEINTTHGVRYLHTRKIPVFDKEGRPQYLLGASEDITELKKAERQRAILVKEQIARSAAELRAQQMGFLSDLTFAMTQSFDLDNILKAFTEKSIPTLADICIVDLMDEEGLEISHTQIAAKNSEDSEFIQSWREKFPMRWDGTYGAASVIRSRKTEIINGVDLDQFLKSAFGPEAALTERPIHAEAFMTVPILLRDEKPLGVISLISTTPGRHFSPIDQSMAEEIGRRLAVLIENSRLYYRAQEASRAKTAFLANVSHEIRTPLGAMLGFAEILKEDESLREEQKEAVETVLRNGQQLLHIVDEILDISKVESERIQIESIVFDLPDLLHDVIHLLRGRAEEKGIELRLRLGSLPQKIQSDPTRLRQILINVIGNAIKFTDSGYVEMEARSRNGRRRGGHQRIEFLVTDTGIGISAEQRNNLFQPFSQADSSTTRRFGGTGLGLFLSRKLARLLGGDVILNTSSAGIGSSFLISILGKEVTGTQRVYVPKTSTDSIPASSRKVETVLVVDDAMDSRELFKRFIIRAGIPENRIQTAANGAEAVRKALEKPFSLILMDIQMPEMDGFQALKKLRTQGYRGPIVALTAHAMKGDREKCLAAGFDGYLQKPLDRAELKRVLSLDFSKQQSSRDAEL, via the coding sequence ATGCCAGCAGAACAGGAACAGAACAATCAACTGTTACGTCGCTATCAGACCATTTTTGATTCAAAAATGGTGGGCATCCTTTCCACGAACATGAACGGTCAGATCCTGGATGCGAACGACTATTTTTTGGAAATGGTCGGCTATACCCGTGAAGACCTGAAGGCGGGGAGGCTGAATTGGAAAACCCTGACCCATCCCAAGTATCTGGAGCAGAGCCTGAAGGTCGCAGAGCTTCTGAAAACCCAGCGTTCTGTTCCGGTTTTTGAAAAGGAGTATATTCATAAAGACGGACATCTGGTGGCGGTGCGCCTGGGTCTGACGATGTTTGAAGACGGCACTGTGATCACTCTGGTTCAGGACATTACGGAACAAAAAGAAAGCGAAAGAAAGCTTGAGGAGGCCAAAGTTCTGTTGGAAGAGCGCGTGGCTGAACGCACCCGGCAATTGGTGGAATCAGAGTCTTTTCTGTCGGCGATTTTTGAAAACATGCCGAACATGATATTTGTCAAGGATGCCCGGGATCTGCGTTTCGTCCGTTTCAACAAGGCGGGTGAGGATCTGATCGGTATTCCCCGGTCTGAGCTGATTGGGAAAAATGACTATGATTTGTTTCCCAAGGAACAGGCTGATTTTTTTACTGCGAAAGACCGTGATGTTTTAAAGGAATCAAAAATTGTCGACATTCCCGAAGAGGAAATCAATACCACCCACGGCGTACGTTATCTGCACACGCGCAAGATTCCGGTCTTTGACAAAGAAGGACGGCCTCAGTACTTGCTGGGTGCTTCCGAGGACATCACTGAACTGAAAAAAGCGGAAAGACAGCGCGCCATTCTGGTGAAAGAGCAAATCGCTCGCAGTGCGGCTGAACTTCGTGCCCAGCAGATGGGTTTTTTGTCGGATCTGACCTTCGCCATGACCCAGTCATTTGATCTGGATAATATTTTAAAAGCCTTCACTGAAAAATCGATTCCGACTTTGGCGGACATTTGCATAGTGGATCTAATGGATGAAGAGGGGCTTGAGATTTCCCACACCCAGATCGCCGCCAAGAATTCCGAAGACAGCGAATTTATTCAGAGCTGGCGGGAAAAGTTTCCGATGCGCTGGGACGGCACTTATGGGGCGGCCAGTGTGATTCGATCGCGCAAAACAGAAATCATCAACGGGGTGGATTTGGACCAGTTTTTGAAGTCCGCTTTCGGTCCCGAGGCCGCCCTGACGGAACGCCCGATTCATGCGGAAGCCTTTATGACAGTGCCGATCCTGTTGCGGGATGAAAAACCACTGGGGGTTATCAGCCTGATTTCGACCACGCCCGGCCGGCACTTTTCTCCGATTGATCAAAGTATGGCCGAAGAAATTGGCCGGCGGCTGGCGGTGTTGATTGAAAATTCCCGGCTATATTATCGGGCGCAGGAGGCCAGCCGGGCCAAGACGGCGTTCCTGGCCAATGTCAGTCACGAGATTCGCACCCCGCTGGGGGCGATGCTGGGGTTTGCTGAAATTCTGAAAGAAGATGAAAGTTTGCGCGAAGAACAGAAAGAAGCTGTCGAGACAGTGCTGCGCAACGGGCAGCAACTGCTGCATATCGTGGATGAGATTTTGGATATTTCGAAAGTGGAATCCGAGCGCATTCAGATCGAAAGCATTGTCTTTGATCTGCCGGATCTTTTGCATGATGTGATCCATCTGCTGCGTGGCCGGGCCGAGGAAAAGGGAATTGAGCTGCGACTGCGTCTGGGGTCCTTGCCGCAAAAGATTCAGTCAGATCCCACCCGGCTGCGCCAGATTCTGATTAATGTGATCGGAAATGCCATCAAGTTCACCGATTCCGGGTACGTCGAAATGGAGGCCCGCTCACGCAACGGCAGGCGCCGCGGTGGACATCAACGCATCGAATTCCTGGTCACTGATACGGGCATCGGGATTTCCGCTGAACAGCGAAACAATTTATTTCAACCATTTTCCCAGGCCGACAGTTCTACCACGCGGCGTTTTGGGGGAACGGGACTGGGGCTGTTTCTGTCCAGAAAACTTGCGCGTCTGCTGGGCGGGGATGTGATTTTGAACACCAGTTCCGCGGGGATCGGCAGCAGCTTCCTGATTTCCATTTTAGGCAAAGAGGTCACAGGGACTCAACGTGTGTATGTGCCAAAGACCTCCACCGACTCCATCCCGGCATCTTCCCGCAAGGTGGAAACCGTTCTTGTGGTGGACGATGCCATGGATAGTCGGGAACTTTTTAAAAGATTTATCATCCGCGCAGGGATTCCGGAAAACCGCATCCAGACGGCTGCCAACGGGGCCGAAGCTGTGCGCAAGGCGCTGGAGAAACCCTTCAGTCTGATTCTGATGGACATTCAGATGCCCGAGATGGATGGCTTCCAGGCGCTTAAAAAACTGCGCACACAAGGATATCGTGGACCCATTGTGGCTTTGACAGCCCATGCGATGAAGGGGGATCGGGAAAAATGTCTGGCTGCGGGGTTTGACGGGTATCTGCAAAAACCCCTGGATCGGGCCGAGTTAAAACGTGTGCTCAGTCTGGATTTTTCAAAACAACAGTCTTCGCGTGATGCGGAACTTTAA